One genomic region from Lycorma delicatula isolate Av1 chromosome 1, ASM4794821v1, whole genome shotgun sequence encodes:
- the LOC142317732 gene encoding uncharacterized protein LOC142317732: MWSMTRLVNTASCKYASIHWAYSRQEAYNRRQTYTRPAGIRARELMEKYNIVLPRVVESTVCDSPLWLLPLAFFQTDLARFKHCNSQEITHPFQELLSEHNRELVFYTDGSETANGVGSTFYCAGVSHSWSLPAIASVYTAELYAIWQALRYCEHYNVPSFLICSDSLSSIQALQDAYSTDPLAKMILALLRVLSKKGQQSTLMWILGHPGIADNEAADEAARVAAEEPEPDGIPVRPSDVKCHVSACVRREWHRVWSGLTTKLNAVKDSPRKWTTPLSIKRREQVVITRLRIGHTNLTLTGGNQLVCEGCQQPLTVKHLLEDRIVHRRLRRQFEIEGGIKRILRNDECAIKDLLFFLYTAGLFNCIRI, from the coding sequence ATGTGGTCAATGACACGTCTTGTAAATACCGCATCATGTAAATACGCCAGCATTCATTGGGCATATTCTCGTCAAGAAGCTTACAACCGGCGTCAGACCTATACCAGGCCAGCCGGAATCAGAGCTCGAGAATTGATGGAAAAGTACAACATTGTGCTTCCAAGAGTTGTTGAATCAACGGTGTGTGATTCGCCACTGTGGCTGCTTCCATTGGCCTTTTTTCAAACGGATCTGGCACGTTTTAAGCACTGCAATTCTCAGGAAATAACTCATCCTTTTCAAGAGCTTTTGAGCGAACACAACCGGGAACTTGTTTTCTACACGGATGGCTCTGAGACTGCGAACGGTGTTGGCAGTACCTTCTATTGTGCTGGAGTTAGTCATTCGTGGTCCTTGCCGGCAATTGCATCTGTTTACACAGCTGAGTTGTATGCCATTTGGCAAGCTCTGAGGTATTGTGAGCACTATAATGTACCATCCTTTTTAATCTGCAGCGACTCACTGAGTAGTATTCAAGCATTGCAAGATGCGTACTCGACGGACCCCTTGGCGAAAATGATTCTTGCACTGCTTCGGGTGCTAAGTAAGAAGGGGCAACAGAGTACATTGATGTGGATTCTCGGACACCCCGGTATTGCTGATAACGAGGCTGCGGATGAGGCAGCTCGAGTGGCTGCTGAGGAGCCTGAGCCCGATGGAATACCCGTCAGACCTAGCGATGTTAAGTGTCACGTGTCTGCCTGTGTCAGACGTGAATGGCACAGAGTTTGGAGTGGATTAACCACAAAACTTAACGCCGTGAAAGACTCTCCTCGCAAGTGGACCACTCCACTTTCGATCAAAAGGAGAGAGCAAGTTGTTATAACACGGTTGCGAATAGGGCATACGAATCTAACGTTGACTGGCGGCAATCAACTAGTTTGTGAGGGATGTCAGCAACCGTTGACAGTCAAGCACTTATTGGAGGATCGCATCGTACATCGCCGTCTGCGTCGTCAATTCGAAATAGAAGGAGGAATAAAGAGAATTTTGAGAAATGATGAATGTGCTATTAAAGACTTGCTGTTTTTTCTTTACACGGCCGGACTCTTCAACtgtattagaatttaa